AGGGGTGACTTTCCAAAAGGAATGCCCCCACAGATGGGCCCTGGTCGGGAACTTGAGTTTGGGATGGTTCCTAGTGGCATGAAGGGAGACGTCAGTCTAAATGTCAACATGGGATCCAACTCTCAGATGATACCTCAGAAGATGAGAGAGGCTGGGGCGGGCCCTGAGGAGATGATGAAGTTACGCCCCGGTGGTGCAGACATGCTGCCTGCTCAGCAGAAGATGGTACCCCTGCCATTTGGGGAGCACCCTCAGCAAGAGTATGGCATGGGCCCCAGGCCGTTCCTTCCCATGTCTCAGGGTCCCAGCAGCAACAGCGGCTTGCGGAATCTCAGAGAACCAATTGGGCCCGACCAAAGGACTAACAGCCGGCTCAGTCATATGCCACCACTACCTCTCAACCCTTCCAGTAATCCCACTAGCCTCAACACAGCTCCTCCCGTGCAGCGCGGCCTGGGGCGGAAGCCTTTGGATATATCTGTGGCAGGCAGCCAGGTGCACTCCCCAGGCATTAACCCTCTGAAATCCCCCACGATGCGCCAAGTCCAGTCACCCATGCTGGGCTCGCCCTCTGGGAGTCTCAAGTCCCCCCAGACTCCGTCGCAGCTGGCAGGCATGCTGGCGGGCCCAGCTGCCGCTGCTTCCATTAAGTCCCCTCCTGTCTTGGGGTCTGCTGCTGCTTCGCCTGTTCACCTCAAGTCTCCGTCACTCCCCGCCCCGTCACCTGGATGGACCTCCTCTCCAAAACCTCCCCTTCAGAGTCCGGGGATCCCGCCAAACCACAAAGCGCCCCTCACCATGGCCTCCCCCGCCATGCTGGGGAGCGTGGAATCAGGTCAGTGTGCTTGCATCACTGTGGTACCTGGTAGCTTAGACATGGCAAAAGCCTATTCTATTTCCTTCAAGAAAACTGGTGTCCTAACTTGATTGTGCAGCCAGAGGTGGCAGCCTTTGCCAAGATGGATGTGTCTGTGGCATCGTGCGTGATCAGTGCTTCCATGGGGTTATGAGCAAGTGTCCAGTCCTGTCAAAGATACACGGGCTCTTAGCGCAGAATTTGTTTATCAGATGAGACAGttaaaaggaggagggaaaaatggGAAATCTTTGTCATTTCACAGAATCATTTACATTTGTACAGTGAACACCTGTTGCTGAAATAAAATGTCGTAACAGTGGATAAATACGGcttcccacccacccacttcAGGGGGCTGCCCTCAAATCAGCAGATTCTGAGGATAATCCCAAGCAAAGAGGGGAGGCTGCCGAGAGATTTGAGTGGTTTTCGTTAATACGTGTTGACCACAGAAACAGTTACCAAAATCTTCTTGGTAGACTGCTGTTCTCACAGGTCAGCTGCAGTTGCTTAGTATTTTCGTCCTGGGAGAAGCTCTCACTGATGATGGTGGTTTGGTGAATGGGACCAGAAGGGGTCAGGAGAAGATGAGTACTGAGGTATAAATACTAGGTCCAAGCCATATCCACTTGAGAAAGGCTAGAATCAGAATTGGAGGAGGTTGATCTTCCCAAGCCAAAGTGTGAGTGTCTGTTGGACCACGGTTCACAACAGGCGTTCAGTGGAACAGCCCGCTCAGACCTTCTTAGTTCAAACACCTTGTGGGAATGAATCGAGAGCGTGTGTAGTGTGATGTGGATCGTACCTGGGGTCAGATCGCTAGTCTGGCTCCACAGCATACTGGTCCCTGAGTCGAATTCTAAATTGCAATTGGCAAGGGAACAAGCCACTTACTTCGCGTTGTTTTCGGTGTAGTAGTTGTCTGCAAACCATGTTTTTCCCAAGCTTGAGCTAGTATTTCTAACGCGTTCTTGGTGTGTTTGTCTTCCCCTCTGCGATCCGTCACCCCCGCGTCTCGCGGCCATCTCCCTCTGCACACACACCGAGCTTGACTAGGAGATTGATGATTTGCGACGCAGGTCTAATAACACGGTCCCGTTCATCTGTCTCATCCTGGCCTTGCTACCTCATAATCACAGGCCCACTCGCCTTCGAGAGGTATCTAATTTGCTgcccatttttgtttccttttgctgtGTTCTCCTAGGGGGTCCCCCACCTCCTACAGCCAGCCAGTCTGCCTCTGTGAACATCCCGGGAGGTCTCCCCTCTAGCACACCTTACACGATGCCTCCAGAGCCGACCCTGTCCCAGAACCCACTGTCCATTATGATGTCACGAATGTCCAAGTTCGCAATGCCCAGTTCCACCCCATTGTACCACGATGCCATCAAGACTGTGGCCAGCTCAGACGACGACTCCCCTCCAGCTCGTTCTCCCAACTTGCCATCAATGAATAACATGCCAGGTAAGACATCAGGAAGATGGGACCTGGAGCTGACGTAGGACAAGAGAAGCCTCTCGCATGTTTTCTCGACAGCTATAGACCTCAGTAGATGGAGGTTCGACAAGTTGAAAAGTATACCACCGAAGTCAGTTTTCAGTAGAATTCAAGTGTCTTGACTAGAGAAGATAATGACAGTTTTTTTATTGGCTCGATTCAGTAAATGCTTATAAGAAAACAGGTTTCCTTATAGTTTCCTTACAGAAGTTCTGAtgctttggtgtgtgtgtgggggggaggggtcctCCTAGCGCGATACTGAAAGCAGTTTCTTTTTAACATGCTGATTGGAATGTCTTTAGTTCCCAAATATTTTCCTGGAAGGGCAGCCTCAAACCACAGGCAGCCGCAAGATTTCAGAGAGTGGAAAGCCCCTGTTTCCTAGAGAAGCACTTTCTTTAGGACAAGAGAGAAAGTTTCTCCCTTCCCTACCCGTTCACTCCTACACCTCCTGCCCCTGTAGATCTCACTGCCGGGGAATGAGCTGAGATGGTGACGGTGATCTGCAAAGAGACCGTGACTTTTCCGCCCTGGTTTTGGCTCCAGTTCCATTGTGATTCtgtgtttcgccgaaaataagacctaaccggacattcagctccaatgcgtcttttggagcaaaaattactataagacccagtcttataagactgggtataatgtaatataacatataatatataatataatatatgatatgatataattataataccgggtcttatattaatttttgctccaaaagatgcactagagctgattgtccggctaggtcttattttcggggaaacacaatcgTTAGGGGTGCTTCTTAATGATCAGCGATCCCAATTCATCAGGGTAGGCCTTGCTCTGTAGACAGCACAGGCCACCATCCTTACCACTCTCAGTGCTAATTCCATAGaccaaatacatatataaatgtccCAGAGACTCTAGTAGAATCCGCAAGCTTTTCTTCTTCATGAAAAGTTCTTTCTTTAACGTTTCACATAACCGAGACTGAAATGCTCTCTCTGTGAGGCAGTGTAACTTGATGATGTCCGATGTCAGTCGATGAAGGCCTGTTTGGTTTCCTTGTTGTAGTTATTTCTGAGTCTTGGATTTGTAGGACTGcttcatcttctttctccaaaaaggacCATACTCAGGTTGTTCAGACAAATTGTTTGCTTCCATATTAAACATCTCCAGTGAAGAAGACTATATCATTTGCATATTAATTTGTAACTGTTCATACAGGAGACTTCCTTCCTAGTTGTCTTCTACGTGCTCTTACGTCAGACAGTTGAAGACTCAGTAGAATGCTGTGTCACAGAGCTGTTGGTTTGTGTGCCCCAGCAGGTATTCTAACCTTACTGAGGGCAAGggttgtgtgtggtgtgttttcccaggacagTACCATGCACACTTGAGGCacaataattttttcattaatgtgATTTATTATAGTTGCTTTCGGTTGATTTCTttgatatctttctttttctaggaaTGGGCATTAATACACAGAATCCTCGAATTTCAGGTCCAAACCCCGTGGTTCCGATGCCAACCCTCAGCCCAATGGGAATGACCCAGCCACTTTCTCACTCCAATCAAATGCCCTCTCCGAATGCCATGGGACCCAACATACCTCCTCATGGGGTCCCAATGGGGCCGGGCTTGATGTCACACAATCCTATCATGGGGCACGGGTCCCAGGAGCCTCCGATGGTACCTCAAGGACGGATGGGCTTTCCCCAGGGCTTCCCTCCGGTACAGTCTCCTCCACAGCAGGTTCCATTCCCTCACAACGGCCCCAGTGGGGGGCAGGGCAACTTCCCAGGAGGTATGGGTTTCCCAGGAGAAGGTCCCCTTGGCCGCCCCAGCAACCTGCCCCAGAGTTCAACAGATGCAGCACTTTGCAAGCCTGGAGGCCCAGGGGGTCCTGACTCCTTCGCTGTCCTGGGGAACAGCATGCCTTCAGTGTTTACAGACCCAGATCTGCAGGAGGTCATCCGACCTGGAGCCACCGGAATACCTGAGTTTGATCTGTCTCGCATTATTCCATCCGAGAAGCCTAGCCAGACACTGCAATATTTCCCTCGAGGGGAAGTCCCAGGCCGTAAACAGCCgcaggggcctgggcctgggttTTCGCACATGCAGGGGATGATGGGCGACCAAGCCCCCAGGATGGGACTGGCATTACCTGGCATGGGGGGTCCAGGGCCCGTGGGAACACCGGACATCCCCCTTGGCACGGCTCCATCCATGCCAGGCCACAACCCAATGAGACCACCAGCCTTTCTCCAGCAAGGCATGATGGGACCTCACCACCGGATGATGTCACCAGCACAACCGACAATGCCCGGCCAGCCCACCCTGATGAGCAACCCAGCTGCTGCCGTGGGCATGATTCCTGGCAAGGATCGGGGGCCCGCTGGGCTCTACACCCACCCCGGGCCCGTGGGCTCTCCGGGCATGATGATGTCCATGCAGGGCATGATGGGACCCCAACAGAACATCATGATTCCCCCCCAGATGAGGCCCCGGGGCATGGCCACTGACGTGGGCATGGGTGGCTTCAGCCAAGGACCCGGCAACCCAGGAAACATgatgttttaagctgctaagaaTGGATGTGCCGACCCTTGTCAAGATGAGATTCCAGGTCCTGAGGGCTGCTTCGGGGGAGTTCTAGGAGACTGTCGGTCATGCAATAGGAGAACAGAGACCCGGGggctgctgtgggggaggggggcactcGAGAATGTATGGATTGACCTGAAAACAAATGATTCATTTAATCAacaggtgtgttttttttaagatttattttttaaagattatttttgtgGACTTGGGTATCCCATGATGGCACCTCCTTTTGGGAATCGGTAGCCGTGCTTTGAGAATTGCCATCGGTCATGTGTTGCACCGTTCTCTGTATGTTTACGTCCTTTGGACTGGCTTCTCCCAGGATTCTTtgctggttttgttgtttttttttgctttgggctttattttgtgtgtgtgtgtactgtacTATATTGTCAAAGGGATTTTAGCAGAGACTTGAGTCTTTGGGACAAGAGGAGAACAGGAATGCTGGACCGTTTACTTTAGGTGGAGAATCCATCTTCAGACCTTTGGactctttttctttcaactccAGTGTATAGAAAAACCAAACTACGACCTCAGAGCAGAGTATTAAtgaaaagcacaaaaaaaaaaaaaaggaactaagttcagcgaggggtggggggaggggggaaatttttctttttaaaaataatgacgtTTAGgacatttgtttttcagttcaaGTGCTCTTCAGCACTCTCTCCCAGTCTGCAAACCCACCGgcacatttttctcttgttttccctcccccctccttccccacctccttgGTTCAGTGTGTTTCGTTCccctgtgccctccccacccccacaggtgACCCCTGCTTCcccccttctttttccctttggcaGCTGCAATACATGGTGttactttggggaaaataaatctaACGATAACGAAGCCTCGCCTTGCGTGCCGGGGTGGTCCCAGCCGCCGGAGGGAGAGGCCTGTCTTTGGGATGCTCGAGGGTCTTCCTTTCCCTTCGTCTGCTCTTCCCCAACTTGCCCTTCCCTGCCCACCTGGTTTTCCGTCCTCCTTTTCTTAGGAATTCCCAAGTGAATTTTATTAATGTGGGAGTGGAACAGATGCTAAAAGCTAcccaggattttgttttttgtttttaattttctggttcCTTCCCTTCCCCGCCCTCCCATGCGTAAAACGTTCTGTGTAACCTCCATTAAATTTGGTACAAAACCACTCACCAGAGCTGTGgtgtcagaaaaataaaatatattgtttcttaCAAAATTGAGCAGACTTTTTCGTTCACTTGGATTCCTGTGTATTTAGTGTTGGGCACACGAGTTGCCACGTGACCCAGGAGCATAACGTCTTTGTATTGGAGGTGATCGGCGGTGCAGGTTGGGGACAGTGTGCCAAGTGCCAGAGGAAGCTTGTCCTTTGCTGTTGAGTGACTTCACATTCCTTTATCCCGTTCTGTTCCTGTCTCAGCCTTGACATTTTAGCTACGGGCAGAGGCGCAGCCCTGGCCTCCATTGCTGACAGTTACCTCTCGAGGCGATTAATAGTCTTGACTAGGAATTTTTGCGAGAGCCAATTCAACGGTGTGAAGTAATTAGGAAGGCCGAAGGTATATTTAGTCACTTGAATAGGCTATGAAACGTCCCTGGATCTCGTTAAGGAACAAGGTTCTTACCGTTCTCACCATACATGCAAGGCCGGGGTTTCCACAGCCTGTGAGCTTGTGGTCCGTTCTGCCAGCCCCGCGTGTTCTGGAGGTGATCGTCAGTGCGCGTCCTGCTCCGGATGTGTCCAAGGGACTCGCTGTTTGTCTTTCTGCGCGGCTGGGTTTGTTCTGGGTTGTGTATTTGAGTTGTAGGCATTTTTAGCTGAGTGAGTGGGCGTCTGTGCATGTTTGTTCTGAGGTGAGAACCTCCATGAGGAGCGGGAGGTGCCACGTGTCTGCAAACGGGGACAAATTGGTGTCCCACCGTCTGAGTTACCTGTGATCCTTTCTCTCTGAGAAGTGGTTTTGAGAACTGTTTTTTCTTCCACCTTCAGCAGCCCTGTCTTCTCAGTAACACAAGAGCCCCAGACAACAACACAGAGGAGGTGCCCATTCGAGCACCCACTCTACCAGTCACCGCCCGGTGTGTTCTGCTAACTTGAGAGGGACCCTGTGAAGTAGGTGTTAATCCTCtcatttgcagatgagaaaactgagctcacTAGTTTAAGAATTCTGACACAATCAGATCTATTCAGATGGTCCTGGGTGGTGAAAATTTTATGTTGTGGAGAAATTAGGAGAATAAAATGAGGACTTTTGTTTCAGGAATTTAGCCATACTCAGATTCTCTGGCTTTGAAGTATATAGAACAAGGAAATGGCTAAGCATGGGAGCGTGAGAGGAGAGCAGGTTGGGCCTGGCATTGGTCCACTGGTCTGGCTTCTTGGGCAGCCCCACTCCTTGCTGCAGGTAATGGCGCTGTGGTCACTAACAGTGTGTGGTCCCATTGTCACTGTCCCAAGGAGAGCCAAAGGCTGGCAGCTGGTGGACCCCAGCCAGCATCTGAGGATGTGGCCCCCTGCTGGAGAACCTGCCACAGTGCAAATCAGCTTCCCCATTTCCAAGTACGCAGCTAAGTTTCAAAAAGACCCTTTcagaaattttcattcatttacattatCATCATATACTCACACATTTCATCATGACAATATCTGACAAACTAAGTTCATTTGGGGTTTAAATATAACCATTTCTCATTTACTAAGATCGCtatgaaataaattcatattcGAGAGATGGATGCTATTGCATGGAGAGCTAAAGATGCAAGATTTTGCAAAAGCAGTGAAAGGATGATAAGGATATTTCATGCTAGCATGATCCTGTGAAAACCTAGCCTGAATGGAGGAAATGCAATAGTGATGTGTTTCTTCATTGCAGGGTAACGCAGTGTGTGGATCACTGCATTGTTTCTTAGGGACTAACAAGGGGTATGTGGTATTTTCCCTAAAACGATGAAATacaaaatttccttttcaaaagaCAGTCATAAATGAAAGCAAACGAATTTAGGCATCTCACAACGGTGGGCAtgagaaaataacaaattttaaaacaacaattttacatattttaaaactattctctaaaaaaaaaaaaatcaatccaaactttctcccagcctccttcctctcctgctgtCCTCAGGGCCACCTCTGTGGCCCTGGGCACTAGCTTGGTTTAACGTTCTGCTGTCACTTTCTGAAATTCTGAATAATCTTTGAATCGGGAACCCCACATTTCCGTTTTGCACCGGGCCCCAAAAATTATGTAGCTGGTTCTGGCTGTTGTGAGTAGGAGAAATCATAGCAGCTCCTGGTGGGTGATACTGGCTGGCACCCGGTCTCTATCTTGATTCTTACTTTCTCCTTCCCATTGGCCAGGAGCGACCTGGGCAGGATGGTGGCTGTGTTCCGTTTAAACTGTCTACACTTtagtcatttccttttccttttctgagtaCTTTCAAAGCGCTGAGAGCAGAGGGAAGCTCTGTGGAACGCAAGGACTCACTTATTCAGCCATCATTTAGAGAGCGCCCCCTGTATGTCAACTGTGCTAATACTCAGAGGAGGAAATACGTCTGTAAATTGGGCATTACCATACGAGCGGGTCATTACGATAGGACTGAGTGCAACAGGCCAGAAGGTGCAGTGAAGCCTCAACGGAAGGTGATTTTTGACTTTACTGTTGAAGGAGAGAGCGTTTCCTGGGTGGAGGGTAGTGGTGGGCATTTAAGCAGAAAGTGGGAGCAGCAAGGGCCCGCCTGCTGAAGCGATGGGCTTTTTAAGGGAGCTAAGAAATGAGCCTAGGCTGAGAGGGCAGGTCACAGAGAACCCGGTGTGGCCCACCAAGGAGTTTGAACCTCAGAATTGTAAGCAAGGGAATCAGGTGATCAGATTGGCTCTTCAGAAAGCTTACTGCACTGGCACGTGGATGACAGGACAGGTGGGAGTGAGCCGAGAGAACTGTAGGAAGATCACCTGCAAAAACTTGCTTATTCTACAAAATCCTTAGACTCATCTCTTTGGCTTTAAAAAACATCAAATTATACATATTTCCCATGCTGTTTAGATAACGTGAGCCTCACTGCCGCTTTCTTTTCTCTAACCCAGGCcagcaatttttttcaaagtcacaAACCCTTCTATTTAAGAAAAGTCATGGAATCTTCATTTGGTGGTAAAATTTTAATGGCACATTTAAAGCAAACGGTCTCTAGAGCACAAAACCCAGTTCGTGGCCAAACATTTTAGATTGGAGGGAGTTAAATAATAAACTAGGTTATAAAGAAGGTACGCGATGAGagttacataaataaaaattgtctctctctctctctctctctgtctctctaacGTGGCTCCTTACTGGGTTAGTGTTTGCTGTCAATAACTGACCACACTTCAACTGTCAACTTTCTGGCTCAGGTCTGAGTTGTGCTTGGCAACCAATAGGAAGACGGTGAGTGTATGATCATAGGAAAGAGAACATAAAGAGAAGGCTCAGAAATGATTTCCTCACATACAAGGTCGTGTGTAAGCACACGGTGGAAaagttcgccaacttaattgtccgacctcatatttCAAGCATGGAAGAATTCAGTCACTTCATTCACCGAACATAAAAGAATTCGGTCTTCCCTTGCAAAATGCCCCCTGAGAGCCCGAAGCAATGATGAGGGTTCCAGAGAACAGGTTAAAGAAAACCCTGCCCGGGGAAAGTGCAGGCCGTCACtgtggtggggagaagggggcCAGGCCTGGATGGCACTCGGCTGCTGCGTGGTTCTTCATACCGCACAGACTACCCACAGCTGTGCTACACAATGTCTTCCCTTCTGCCACATCTGCAGCTCACGTCAAGGGCGGAAAGAACTTCTAAATCTCAATGGTGTTTGGGGACTAATTAATGCGTGTTGAGGGCCGATTTaagttttcaagaattttttttttctttttttgggccACAGTCTAAGTTCTTTGTGCTCGAGTCTCCTGGGAGCCTGTGTTTATTTCTCATCTTTACCAAACTTCCAGGAGCTTTCATTCCACCCCCCCATGCCCCCAACTTACAACACAGAAACCCCCACAGCTCCTCGGGGAGCTGCTTTCCCTGGAGACTCCTGCCTGTCCCCGTGCTTCTGTTGCCTCTAAGCCCACGCTTTCAGCTGTGCCGTAAGAGCTTGGAGTGCTGGCGTCTGGTGGCTCGGTTTTTGGCGTCCAGTGCAGTCGGGCTGGGCCCAGCACTTTGCTACAGACTGACTCATCACTATTGTGTTCCATCAAAACGTATTTGGTTCTAGGGGGTCATGGATTACTGGGATTTATCTTGTTTTCCAAACGGCAAAAGGTCTTCCAGGCTTTGGTGAAATTCTCTGTTCTATTCTAGCTGTCAGTAGTTcagcaatgaaaatatttgtatacacacacacacacacacacacacacacacacacagatttatttATACAAGTGTATATGTACCTTTAATATACTAAggtaagtaaataattaaatgccAGTTCTGAAATGTCAACACACTGCTGTGAAGattagtttgttttttccttgtcaATGAAGCTAGAGAATCCCTAGAATTCTCTTCATTCCTGTTGTACTTGGTGTCTGCCAGGCCTTTCAagtataatcattattatttaaaagtgcaATAATACCAATAAGGAAAGACAAGCACTATGTCCATACAAAGTATGAGCCAGGCATCGCTTGGCCCAGGAAAGAAGCTCTGTAGCACTGTGTACCTTTACTAGAAGGCCTTACACCATCATGTAAGCATTCAGCATCTACCTTATATCCTGCACTGAGCTGGCGCAATGGATTATAAGGAAAGTTTAATAGCTGCCTGCAAGGAACCTGCATGTAATTGAAGAGATACGTATTCGCAGTGACTGCAGAATATGAGTACATTCTAGTCTCAGCATTACCATATTCCATATAGAAATAATTACTAAAGTAGCCAATAAAGACAGACTAGGGCCATACAGAACGAAGTTATCGGTCTTGTGAGCAGACCTCTGACCCCCTTCCTGTATTATTAATCCCTCTCCTTCCTTTAGGTCATCTCCACCAGCTCACAACATGCCCCGGGCCTGGTCCAGGCCTTCTGCTTCCTCTTCTAATTCACCCAGTCACAAATCACTAAATACCACCTGTGTGCTAACTCTAGCATCCCCAGGTCCCGCTCAGCCTCTTTGTGGGAGTTCTAGACTCACCTAGTCAACTGGCGCCTTAAGGCTGCCTTTTGAGTGACTTGCAGGCACCTCAAACATTGCAAGTCCTAAACTTAACTTCTGAATTTCCGCCAAATCTACTCTCCATCCTCCACTTCTCCAGCACAGTAAACGATGTATGTCCACCCACCAATTCTCACCTCAGACACGTGGGAGTCTTTCTTCATTCTTGAGTCCTCACATAAAACAATCAGCAGAtccttttatgtctatttccaaAGTCCGTCTTAAATCCATCGACTTTTCTCTATCACTCCAGTTCAAGCTACCATCTTTCACCTggtttctttttgtctctctcctctATTAAATCCTTTTCCCCAGATACTCAACCTACTTTTGACTTCTTCACTGTTTTCTCAGAATATAGCTTAAAAGCCCTTCGCTTCCTCTCCCCATCCTGCCTCACCCAAGCCTCTGGTATCAGGGGTGAAAATTAGGGAAGTTGGGGAGCAGTGCTTTTTGGGGCTTGAGGAAGCGCCGAATGTATAGGGGTGATGTGGCATCCACGTGTGGACAGCTGGAcataagggaaggaggaaaagaggttTGGACTAGCTATAGACATGTGAATTCCTCCATGTGGAGATGGGTATGGATCATGTCTCCACGGAAGGGAGAGCAGAGAAAGCCAAGTGGAGGGCCGAGAGCTAAGTCATGAAGAACTGGCATAGTCAGAAGGGGTATGGGGTGGGAGAGAAGTAccagcaaaagaaactgaaatacaccgaataggaagaaactttagaaATGATCAAGCCCATCGCTCCCATGTAATCGATGAGGAAATGGTTGTCGAGATAAAAGAAGAGTCAGTCGCCGGGGTAACTACAAAGGTATAGCATTACCTAAATCTGGAGCGGGTAGGACAGTGGCTTTCAAGATGCTACTGAGAAATCAAGAACGGTGAGAACACTAAGAATGGTTCCTGAAATTGACTGATGGATGCTTTGGTCTTCCAGGGTGGACTTTTGGTAAAGTAGGAGAAATGGAAGTCAGACGGCAAGGTTAAGTATCAGGGGAAAGGGTTTGGGTGTGAAAGAGACAAGGAGGTACTAATTACACACACTCAGTTTGTTTGGCAGGACTGGGCAAGAGAAATAGATGATGGCTAGAAGGAGAGCCGACATAAAGTTTAAGATAATGGAAACATTACTCttttaagacagaaagaaaggaaccaATTGAGTGAGAGGGAATGAGGATACAAGATAACTCCTGCCATCCTTGGCGGGAAGAACCcaagaagcagaaaaggaatcAGAACACAGGTGGAGGTAAGCTTTGGAGAAAGGAAGATCCTGGAACGTACCAGGACGAAGATACCACATGTGGTGAAAGAGACAAAGCAAAGGGAAAGCCACATCCCAGAGGACAGATGTGAGACTATGGGGAGAAAACCCAGGTGACCCCAAGGTCGAAGGTAGGAGCCCAGAGTCATGCCTCTGCCTCCCTCCGGATCACTGACTTTGATCTCTTGGAGCCAGCTGCTTTACATCTGGGTGTCACAATTTTGTGACTGATATCAGATAACACGCGTGTATGCCTCGTACAAGCTCAGTTATCAGAGTGTTTTTTGAGATTCGTCCCAGGGCTCACAATACAGAGAAGATCTGAAATGGCTGCTCTAGTGAGTAAATGCGAAAGCTGAAAGCTCTGGAGATGTGCTGGCTGGGTAGGAAGGTTCTAGCTAGAACTGGaaactgtgtttctgttttcagaaGGGACACCAAGGGAGCCCTCTTGCTGCTCTCCTGGGCACTGAGGTAGCACAGAAAAGCCTTAGAGGAAGATGCATCAGAGTGGAAACTGCAAGGTGGGATGGGGGTAGCAGCACCAAGAAGGGATTTTCAAGAGCTACCAGTCCCTGGAATCTAGAGCCCAACCAGCCCAAGGTAACAACCCTTTCCATAGGGTTAACCTGAGGTCACCAGATTCTCAGGcacttccctctgccttccttaAAGATCAGACTCATCAAATTAGAGGACCAAACCCTATTCCTGACCACATGAAAAGCGAAACGAGGCCTGCGTCTGACTCAGACTGTTCACAGGGAATGAAGGATGCTGTGGAATTATAGAACCACAGCTTCTCAGGGTGGGGAGAGACTTTAAAAGCCATTTATCCCAACCACCTGGCTGGTGTGGAACCCTTTTATACCAGCGTGAGTTCAAAATCTTTCAGTGGCAGGAACCCCTCCGAGGTAGCCCGATCCATCCATGGCCGGCTCGGATTATTGCACAGATTTTCCTTATATTGATCTGAAGTCCACATGTCCCTGTAGCTTACAGACTGGTCTGAGTGTGGTCCTCGGGGCACCCAAGAATAATATCTGTGACATGTCCTCGGTCC
This DNA window, taken from Rhinolophus ferrumequinum isolate MPI-CBG mRhiFer1 chromosome 22, mRhiFer1_v1.p, whole genome shotgun sequence, encodes the following:
- the BCL9 gene encoding B-cell CLL/lymphoma 9 protein isoform X1, translating into MHSSNPKVRNSPSGNTQSSPKSKQEVMVRPPTVMSPSGNPQLDSKFSNQGKQGGSASQSQPSPCDSKSGGHTPKALPGPGGSMGLKNGAGNGAKGKGKRERSISADSFDQRDPGTPNDDSDIKECNSADHIKSQDSQHTPHSMTPSNATAPRSSTPSHGQTTAPEPTPAQKTPAKVVYVFSTEMANKAAEAVLKGQVETIVSFHIQNISNSKTERSTAPLNTQISALRNDPKPLPQQPPAPANQDQNSSQNTRLQPTPPIPAPAPKPAAPPRPLDGGSPGVENKLIPSVASPASSAPLPPDGAGPNSTPNNRAVTPISQGGDSSSADPKAPPPPPVSSGEPPTLGENPDGLSQEQLEHRERSLQTLRDIQRMLFPDEKEFTGGQSGGPQQNSGVLDGPQKKPEGPIQAMMAQSQSLGKGPGSRTDVGAPFGPQGHRDVPFAPDEMVPPSMNSQPGPLGPDHLDHMTPEQIAWLKLQQEFYEEKRRKQEQVVVQQCSLQDMMAHQHGPRGVVRGPPPPYQMTPSEGWGPGGAEPFADGLNMPHSLPPRGMAPHPNMPGSQMRLPGFAGMITSEMEGPNVPTPASRPGLSGVSWPDDVPKIPDGRNFPPGQGVFSGPGRGERFPNPQGLSEEMFQQQLAEKQLGLPPGMGIEGVRPNMDLSRMIPASQRHMEPGNNPIFPRIPVEGPLSPSRGDFPKGMPPQMGPGRELEFGMVPSGMKGDVSLNVNMGSNSQMIPQKMREAGAGPEEMMKLRPGGADMLPAQQKMVPLPFGEHPQQEYGMGPRPFLPMSQGPSSNSGLRNLREPIGPDQRTNSRLSHMPPLPLNPSSNPTSLNTAPPVQRGLGRKPLDISVAGSQVHSPGINPLKSPTMRQVQSPMLGSPSGSLKSPQTPSQLAGMLAGPAAAASIKSPPVLGSAAASPVHLKSPSLPAPSPGWTSSPKPPLQSPGIPPNHKAPLTMASPAMLGSVESGGPPPPTASQSASVNIPGGLPSSTPYTMPPEPTLSQNPLSIMMSRMSKFAMPSSTPLYHDAIKTVASSDDDSPPARSPNLPSMNNMPGMGINTQNPRISGPNPVVPMPTLSPMGMTQPLSHSNQMPSPNAMGPNIPPHGVPMGPGLMSHNPIMGHGSQEPPMVPQGRMGFPQGFPPVQSPPQQVPFPHNGPSGGQGNFPGGMGFPGEGPLGRPSNLPQSSTDAALCKPGGPGGPDSFAVLGNSMPSVFTDPDLQEVIRPGATGIPEFDLSRIIPSEKPSQTLQYFPRGEVPGRKQPQGPGPGFSHMQGMMGDQAPRMGLALPGMGGPGPVGTPDIPLGTAPSMPGHNPMRPPAFLQQGMMGPHHRMMSPAQPTMPGQPTLMSNPAAAVGMIPGKDRGPAGLYTHPGPVGSPGMMMSMQGMMGPQQNIMIPPQMRPRGMATDVGMGGFSQGPGNPGNMMF